The Streptomyces sp. NBC_00102 genome segment GTCGGCGTCGGCATGTACTCCTTCATGCTGATCGCCCCGCAGCTCCTCCAGTTCCCCGAGGCCACCGGCTACGGTCTGGGCCAGTCGATGCTCGCGTGCGGCCTCTGGATGGCCCCCGGCGGCGTGATGATGATGATCGTCTCCCCGCTCGGCGGAAAGCTGATCAACGCCCGCGGCCCGAAGATCGCCCTCGTCCTCGGCGCGCTCGTCATCTCCGCCGGATACGGCCTCTCCCTCGTCCTCATGGGCTCCGCCTGGGGCCTGATGATCGTCGGAATCGTCATCAACAGCGGCGTCGGCCTCGCCTACGGCGCGATGCCCGCCCTGATCATGAGCTCGGTCCCGATCTCCGAGACCGCCGCCGCCAACGGGTTCAACACCCTGATGCGCTCGCTCGGTACGACCATCGGCTCGGCCGTCATCGGTGTGGTCCTCGCCCAGATGACCATCAACCTCGGCGGCCACACCCTCGCCTCCGAGGACGGCTTCCGCGTCGGCCTGACGGTCGGCTGCGGCGTCGCCCTGGTCGCCGCCGCCGTCGCCGCGTTCATCCCGGGCCTCGTCCGCCCGGCCGCCGACAAGGACGAGGCCGGCGAGGCCCCGGCCGCGAAGGCCGCCGTCGAAGCCGCCTGACGTACCGTCCGAAGCTCTACGAGGCAGGGCCCCGCACACCCAGGTGTGCGGGGCCCCGCCTCCGTACGTCCGGACAGCTCCGGGCCGTCACCGCTTCCGGCCGGGACTCCACGCGTAGGCACCCGGAGACGTCTCGACGACCTCGCGCGGCCAGACCCGCCGGACCTGCTCCAGGCGCTCCCGGTGCTCGGCGATCCAGCCTTCGTGGGGCCGTGTTCCCCACAGAACCGTCATCCGGTCCGGGGCATCCACCTCGATCGACAGCCAACCGCCGTCCTCGTGGACGTGGATGCCGAGACCCAGCTCGCCGTCTCCGCCCAGGGATGCCGTCCCGCCCGGAACCAGGCCGGAGAGCTCCCGCTCCCAGGAGTCCAGGTCGACGGGCAGGAGGTGGAAGTCGAGCCGGGCGTCGGCGAAGCCCGCCGAGAGGAGCACCTCCGCGCACAGGATGTCGTGACCGGTCAGCGCACCGGGAACGGACCGCCCCGTGACCCGTACGACGCAGCGCTCCCCGTCCGGACCGGGGAGGTGGATCAGGTCCACCGGAGCGGGTTGCGTCATGTGCCGGCTCGCTTTCGTGCGGGGAGGAGGGCCACATCCTCGCCGATCGCGAACGGCGGCAGCCGGCCGGACGGCTCCGGCCGCCCCGCCCGGTCCGTCAGACCCCCTGCTTCGCCACGTACTCCCGCGCCGCCTTCAGCAACTCGGTGTGCAGCGCCTCGCCCGCCGGGAGCACGCTCGGCAGCAGGGTGCGGTCGGTGAACGTGCGGAACGCCAGGGAGGCGGTCACCTCGTGGTCCGGGCGGTGGACGATCTCGATAGGGTCCCCGGCGCTGATCGAACCGGGCGTGATGACCCGCAGGTACGCGCCGGTGACCGCCTCCTGGGTGAAGCGCTTCACCCAGCGCTCCTCCTGTACATGGCCCGCGAACGTCCGGCACGGTACGCGGCCGTCGGTCACCTCCAGGACCAGGTCCGGGCCGATCCGCCACCGCTCGCCGACCAGCGCCTCGCTGACCTCCAGGCCGAGGGTCGTCAGGTTCTCGCCGAAGATCCCGTTGGGCAGCGGCTTGCCCAGCTTCTCCTCCCAGGCGTCGAGCTCCTCCCGGGCGTACGCGTACACCGCCTGGTCGCTCCCGCCGTGGTGACGCAGGTCGCAGACGGCGTCCCCGGCCAGACCGCTGCCGCCGGTGCCCTTCGGACCCGGGTCGGTCACCGCCACCGGCCCCTCCACCGGGCGCTTGTCGATGCCGGTGAGGCCGTCGCGGGCACTGGAGTGCTCGGAGTGCCGGGGACTTCCGATGTTCACGGTCAGCAGATGCATGGGGAAAGGTTAGAACGGCGGACATCAAAGCCGCATGCCTATTTTTCGCGATCACCAGAAGCGACGCTTATGGTGGAGGGGTGATCGAAGCCCGTCATCTCCGCGTCCTGCGTGCCGTCGCCACCACCGGCTCGTTCTCCGCCGCCGCCCGCGAACTGGGCTTCACCCAGCCCGCCGTCAGCCAGCAGATGAAGGCCCTGGAATCGTCGGTCGGCACGCCCCTGCTGATCCGTACCGGCCGGGAGATGCGGCTCACCCAGGCGGGCGAGGCCCTCGTGCGGCACGCCTCCGGCATCCTGGCCGGGCTGACCGCCGCCGAAGAGGAGGTCGCCGCCATCGCGGGGCTGCGCGCGG includes the following:
- a CDS encoding MOSC domain-containing protein yields the protein MHLLTVNIGSPRHSEHSSARDGLTGIDKRPVEGPVAVTDPGPKGTGGSGLAGDAVCDLRHHGGSDQAVYAYAREELDAWEEKLGKPLPNGIFGENLTTLGLEVSEALVGERWRIGPDLVLEVTDGRVPCRTFAGHVQEERWVKRFTQEAVTGAYLRVITPGSISAGDPIEIVHRPDHEVTASLAFRTFTDRTLLPSVLPAGEALHTELLKAAREYVAKQGV
- a CDS encoding DUF5959 family protein, with translation MTQPAPVDLIHLPGPDGERCVVRVTGRSVPGALTGHDILCAEVLLSAGFADARLDFHLLPVDLDSWERELSGLVPGGTASLGGDGELGLGIHVHEDGGWLSIEVDAPDRMTVLWGTRPHEGWIAEHRERLEQVRRVWPREVVETSPGAYAWSPGRKR